The window GGAAGAGAGCGTTCACCTAGCCAACTTCCCCAAGGGCAACGAGCAACTCCTCGACAAAAAGTTGGAGTTGCGGATGGACATTGCTCAACGGGTATCGTCCATGGTGCTGGGTCTCCGCCGAAGGGTCAACATCAAAGTACGTCAACCACTCACCAAAATCATGATTCCAGTTCTTGACCAACAGATGCAGGAGAGCATTGAAGCAGTAAAGGACCTAATCCTTACTGAGGTTAATGTAAAGGAGCTGGAATACATCACCGATACAACGGGAGTGCTGGTAAAAAAGATTAAACCAAACTTTAAAACCCTTGGGCCAAAGTTTGGCAAGCAAATGAAGGAAATTGCCAACACCCTGGCGACCTTTACCCAGGACGATATTTTTAAGATTGAGGCTAACGGCGTGTATGTTATCCCATCAAGTGCTGGCGAGTTAACGCTTACCCTTGAGGATGTAGAAATTCTTTCGGAGGACATTCCCGGTTGGCTAGTGGCTAGCGAAGGTCGCCTTACGGTTGCGCTTGATATAACCGTAACCGAGGAGCTTCGGCAGGAGGGCATTGCTCGCGAGTTAATTAACCGTATTCAAAATATCCGCAAAGATATTGGCTTGGACGTAACCGATAAGATTATAATTCGTATTGGTAAGAATTCTACCATCGATGATGCTATACTAAAGCATCGCAGCTACATATCAACTCAAACTTTGGCTGTTGATATCTTGTTGGAGGATTCCGTAAACGGCGAAGGCTCGCAAGAGATTGAACTTGATACCGAAATGGTAACCAGAATAAGGGTTGACAAAGCAAGTTAAGCTTTGACGGTTTTAAAATTTTTATATCTTTAAGAAAATTTTTTAGGCTATGGCTGAAAAAGAGAAGACAAGGTACTCGGATGAGGAGCTTGCAGAATTCAAGGAAATAATTCTGCAAAAACTTGAAAAGGCCCGCAGGGATTACGAGACGCTTAAAGCTTCCATTACAAATAGTGAGAGCAACGACACTCAAGATACCTCACCAACCTTCAAGATTCTTGAAGAAGGGGCTTCAACGCTTTCAAAGGAAGAATCGGGAAAGTTGGCTCAGCGGCAGCTGAAGTTTATTTCTCACCTAGAGGCAGCACTCATTCGCATCCAGAACAAAACTTACGGCATTTGCCGTGAAACTGGAAAATTAATTTCCAAGGATCGCTTGAAGGCGGTTCCGCATGCCACCTTAAGCATCGAAGCAAAGAATAGCCAACAGTAGTATTCGTCTCTGTTGTGAAAAAAGCCGACAGGAAATTTCTGCCGGCTTTTCTGTGCTTTATGGGGAATATGCCCATTAATTGACCTTGCAAGCCATCACTGGGTTCTATATTTTACTAGTTTTGCATCTGCCATGGCGAATGCCCAAACCATTCACCATGCCAATTATACATTCCATTTTGAGGCTATGAGTATAAAATCTTTCAAAGTAAAGCAACCCAGCGTAATGCAGCTTGCAGCCATAGTGGTTGTGGCGGTGCTGCTCCTCGACCAGTCTGTTAAGTTCTGGGTGAAAACCAACATGATGGTTGGCGAATCAATCCGCGTTTTTGGCAACTGGTTTTACATCTATTTTGTGGAAAACAGAGGAATGGCCTTTGGTATGGAATTTGGCGGAGATTGGGGAAAGCTTGCCTTAAGCCTATTTCGTATTGCGGCAGTAATCGGTATTGCTTGGTATCTCAATGCGCTTTCAAAAAGCAACGCTTCAAAAGGATTAATTATCGGGCTCGCACTTGTTATGGCCGG is drawn from Williamwhitmania sp. and contains these coding sequences:
- a CDS encoding TraR/DksA C4-type zinc finger protein, with product MAEKEKTRYSDEELAEFKEIILQKLEKARRDYETLKASITNSESNDTQDTSPTFKILEEGASTLSKEESGKLAQRQLKFISHLEAALIRIQNKTYGICRETGKLISKDRLKAVPHATLSIEAKNSQQ
- a CDS encoding lipoprotein signal peptidase, with amino-acid sequence MSIKSFKVKQPSVMQLAAIVVVAVLLLDQSVKFWVKTNMMVGESIRVFGNWFYIYFVENRGMAFGMEFGGDWGKLALSLFRIAAVIGIAWYLNALSKSNASKGLIIGLALVMAGALGNIIDSVLYGLIFNDPLGGVAQLLPAGGGYAAFLHGKVVDMLYFPLIEGSYPSWIPYLGGQEFIFFRPIFNVADASISVGVIYLMLFHRKELFKDESKKEIITTDK